In one window of Pieris brassicae chromosome 10, ilPieBrab1.1, whole genome shotgun sequence DNA:
- the LOC123715666 gene encoding zwei Ig domain protein zig-8-like isoform X1, giving the protein MSMALLFGALGALAFITRTGCTDNTNGLGQDGVPEIEYTDIDLGLTQRGPYFDVPYSKNVTALVGKTAQLNCRVHNLGNRTVSWIRHRDIHLLTSGRMTYTSDQRFISVHNPHTEDWILKIRFPQRRDSGIYECQVGTTPPIGHRMYLSVVEPLTTILNGPELFINTESTINLTCVVQHSPEPPPAIRWTHNDEEINYDSPRGGVSVITEKGEMTTSHLLVQKARGTDSGRYTCAPANANPRSVLVHVLSGEHPAAMQHGGQLRLQYPLPAALLSVIVALMGC; this is encoded by the exons gaTGTACAGACAATACAAATGGTCTGGGACAAGATGGTGTACCAGAGATAGAGTATACTGACATTGACCTTGGGCTGACACAGAGAGGCCCTTATTTTGACGTCCCCTACTCGAAGAACGTCACTGCCCTAGTGGGGAAGACTGCACAACTCAACTGTAGGGTTCATAACCTCGGAAATAGAACA gTATCATGGATCAGACATCGGGACATTCATCTACTGACTTCTGGGAGGATGACGTACACCTCAGACCAGAGATTCATCAGTGTTCATAACCCACATACAGAGGACTGGATCCTTAAG ATAAGATTTCCGCAACGAAGAGACTCTGGTATCTACGAGTGCCAGGTCGGAACCACGCCACCTATCGGACATCGGATGTACCTCTCTGTTGTTG AACCGCTAACAACAATACTGAATGGACCAGAGCTGTTTATCAACACAGAGAGCACCATTAACCTCACATGCGTTGTACAACACTCGCCGGAACCACCTCCAGCTATTCGGTGGACACACAATGACGAG GAAATCAACTACGATTCACCCCGCGGTGGTGTCTCGGTAATTACGGAGAAGGGAGAAATGACAACTTCACACCTTTTGGTTCAGAAGGCGCGGGGTACGGATTCCGGAAGGTACACCTGTGCCCCAGCTAATGCCAACCCCAGATCAGTCCTCGTCCATGTTCTTAGTG GAGAACACCCAGCCGCAATGCAACACGGAGGCCAATTGCGTCTGCAGTATCCGCTTCCTGCCGCCCTCCTCAGCGTGATTGTTGCCCTCATGGGTTGCTAG
- the LOC123715666 gene encoding zwei Ig domain protein zig-8-like isoform X2 — protein MSMALLFGALGALAFITRTGCTDNTNGLGQDGVPEIEYTDIDLGLTQRGPYFDVPYSKNVTALVGKTAQLNCRVHNLGNRTVSWIRHRDIHLLTSGRMTYTSDQRFISVHNPHTEDWILKIRFPQRRDSGIYECQVGTTPPIGHRMYLSVVEPLTTILNGPELFINTESTINLTCVVQHSPEPPPAIRWTHNDEEINYDSPRGGVSVITEKGEMTTSHLLVQKARGTDSGRYTCAPANANPRSVLVHVLSEHPAAMQHGGQLRLQYPLPAALLSVIVALMGC, from the exons gaTGTACAGACAATACAAATGGTCTGGGACAAGATGGTGTACCAGAGATAGAGTATACTGACATTGACCTTGGGCTGACACAGAGAGGCCCTTATTTTGACGTCCCCTACTCGAAGAACGTCACTGCCCTAGTGGGGAAGACTGCACAACTCAACTGTAGGGTTCATAACCTCGGAAATAGAACA gTATCATGGATCAGACATCGGGACATTCATCTACTGACTTCTGGGAGGATGACGTACACCTCAGACCAGAGATTCATCAGTGTTCATAACCCACATACAGAGGACTGGATCCTTAAG ATAAGATTTCCGCAACGAAGAGACTCTGGTATCTACGAGTGCCAGGTCGGAACCACGCCACCTATCGGACATCGGATGTACCTCTCTGTTGTTG AACCGCTAACAACAATACTGAATGGACCAGAGCTGTTTATCAACACAGAGAGCACCATTAACCTCACATGCGTTGTACAACACTCGCCGGAACCACCTCCAGCTATTCGGTGGACACACAATGACGAG GAAATCAACTACGATTCACCCCGCGGTGGTGTCTCGGTAATTACGGAGAAGGGAGAAATGACAACTTCACACCTTTTGGTTCAGAAGGCGCGGGGTACGGATTCCGGAAGGTACACCTGTGCCCCAGCTAATGCCAACCCCAGATCAGTCCTCGTCCATGTTCTTAGTG AACACCCAGCCGCAATGCAACACGGAGGCCAATTGCGTCTGCAGTATCCGCTTCCTGCCGCCCTCCTCAGCGTGATTGTTGCCCTCATGGGTTGCTAG